A region of the Legionella sp. PATHC035 genome:
ACGATTATGTTTTAATTTTTTCTTATTGACTGAAAAGGTTATATCGTCAGTCAAGCATGATTTACCAGATACCATCAGTGTAGACTCAGCTAGGCCATAACAGGGTAAGATGACATTTCGTTTGAGGCCTGCTTTAGCAAAAGTATGATAAAACAGTTCCATTGTTTTATAGTGAATTGGTTCTGCTCCATTGGCAGCGACAAGTAAACAACTTAAATCCAGCTGATTCAGTATATCTTCAGGTGTTTTTGAAGCACATAATTCATAGGCAAAATTAGGGCCCCCGGTGAGGTTGCAACGGTATTTGGAGATTCCCTCAACCCAACGTGCAGGGCGCTGAATAAAATCTAAGGTCGGTAATATGATAGAGGTTCCACCCGCATAAGTGGGTTGGATAATTCCCGCAATTAAGCCCATGTCATGATAAGGGGGGAGCCAGGAGTAGGTAATCATATCTTCAGAGTTCATTTCCGGACTTTGACACATTTCTTTAATAATGCATGAGTTATCCATAAGATTAGCATGGGTAACTAAAACCCCTTTGGGGTCAGAAGTAGATCCAGAAGTATATTGAATGAATGCGACATCGTTTTCTGCGCAGGGATAAACAATTTCTGAGGGTGGAGTTACTTCATGGGAGGGGTCAATAAATAAGGTATCAAGACGTGTCTCTTTCAGTTGATGCAATAAATGTTCATGAACACTTGATTCCCTTAGAAATGGCTTTAATAAATAGGGCATAAACTGATTGGTCTGTTGATCGATACGCAACATGTGTGACGTTTTTTTATCAAATAGAATTAATTGAGCTTCGACATTATGGATGATATGTAAAAATCGACTCATCATCATTTTATTGAGAGGGGGGATCAGCGGGACTGCTATCGTTCCTGTAGCAAGACACGCATAAAAGCCCACAATAAAATCCAAACCAGGTTGCGCACACAGTATTACCCGGTCTTGGGGGTTTGCTCTTTGCTGGATTTGGGACCCCAAATGAAAAACCTGGCGACATAACTCATCGTAGGTTATGGAACCCGATTCGCGATCCTTGTTGATAAATCGATAGGCAACCTTTTGCGGATTTTTATTTTTATGCTGAATTATTTGATGGATAAGTGTGTGAAATGAATACAACGACGAAAACATCTTTAATACAACCTGTATAGTTATTGAGCTCAATTACTAGAGAGTATAGTAGATAAAATACAAAAAACATCGTTTGATGAGTATTTTTTTACCGCACTGCAGCAAATGAGGCTCGTCCAGCATTGACAAGCGCAAATCCCGCATCATGAGTCTTTAATTCGGGTTACCTTAAATGACTTGAGAAAAAAGTTATAAATTAGTTTGAAACGCTGGGCGTTTGCACATTCTTTAATACCAGTGATTCGGATGGATTTTTTAGCGACCCACGATGCAATGAAGGGGAGTTCTCTTTTACACCTTGTTCCAGAAAAACAAAGGTTTCAGAATTAATCCAAAAAGGACTCCACGCCAGCATGCCTTTAGGAGTAATTCGTATGGCCTTTCCTGAGGCAAGGTCAAGTGTCCAAATGGCCGGCGGCGGTTCATCCCAGTTTTTCCTGTCGATGTTTTCATCCATATCTATGTCCATTATCAACGTTTTTCCATTGGGTGCGACGTGAATACGGGAGCCACTGCTCATCATGCCGTGAGGAATTATTGCATTGAGTGACCATTTCTTTATTAGATTACCTTCAAAATCCATCCAATAAATTGATTCAATATCATGACTGAGAAAGGATTTTCCATCTGCAGCCCAGGCAGGGCTGTATTCATCTTCAGTATTCTTGATGATGCGATAATCACTCCCATCGATATTGATTAAGGCCAGATGCCAATGACTGTCTACAAATGTATTGAACAGTAATTTTTTGCTATCAGGCGACCATACCGGATTGAAATTATTTGCCGAAGGCATATTTTTCAATTGGGCTACCTTACCTGATGCAAGCTCCACTATAGCGAGGTAACGGTTCGCTGATGGGCTATTATCCATTACGTTGTAGGCAATATATTTCCCGTCAGGAGAAATTTCTGGGATGTACCCCTGGGTTACTTTTTGGACTTGACTGCCATCAAGGGAGGCAGTCCAAATGGAACCATTACGTTCAAAAGCAATCATTGGTTTTGCTTGAACAACGACACAATAGACTAAGGCAAACAGGAACAAATGAATTCTCATAAGAGGTACATGTCCTTTAAAATGGAAACCAAAGAGAGTGAATGATTGTCACTGACAACGCGATTGAGGTCAAATTTCACTTTAACGCCATCCACCGTAGTCGTTTGTTCCGTATTCTTCTCCCGCGACATTCTGGGGAATGGCGTTTTTATTGCCTGCACACGAACCAAGGGATAATACAACGCTTCCTAAATAAAAAATGATGATCATTTTTCGAAACAATTGATAGGTCCTCATGATGCATTCCTTGTTGATTGATAACCGACCGTGTCCATTTACATCATGTCGTACCTAACCGAACATGCTCAGCCATTTCGCTGATCATCCGGCCCATTATTTTAAAATGTGAATGTTACCGA
Encoded here:
- a CDS encoding TolB family protein produces the protein MRIHLFLFALVYCVVVQAKPMIAFERNGSIWTASLDGSQVQKVTQGYIPEISPDGKYIAYNVMDNSPSANRYLAIVELASGKVAQLKNMPSANNFNPVWSPDSKKLLFNTFVDSHWHLALINIDGSDYRIIKNTEDEYSPAWAADGKSFLSHDIESIYWMDFEGNLIKKWSLNAIIPHGMMSSGSRIHVAPNGKTLIMDIDMDENIDRKNWDEPPPAIWTLDLASGKAIRITPKGMLAWSPFWINSETFVFLEQGVKENSPSLHRGSLKNPSESLVLKNVQTPSVSN